From a region of the Sminthopsis crassicaudata isolate SCR6 chromosome 6, ASM4859323v1, whole genome shotgun sequence genome:
- the C6H11orf58 gene encoding small acidic protein, producing the protein MSAARESHPHGVKRSASPDDDIGSSNWEAADLGNEERKQKFLRLMGAGKKEHTGRLVIGDHRSTSHFRTGEEDKKMNEELESQYQQSMDSKLSGRYRRHCGLGFSELEDPDGEGDAAGNDDDDDDDDSPDPESPEDSESDSESEKEESAEELQTAEQPEEVEDPKAKKDAKSNYKMMFVKSSGS; encoded by the exons ATGAGTGCGGCCCGAGAATCCCACCCGCACGGGGTGAAGCGCTCAGCCTCCCCTGACGACGAT ATTGGTTCTAGCAACTGGGAGGCAGCTGACCTGGGCAAcgaagagagaaaacaaaagttcTTAAGACTAATGGGAGCTGGAAAG AAAGAACACACTGGCCGTCTTGTTATAGGAGAtcatagatcaacatctcactTCAGAACAG gggaagaagataagaaaatgaatgaagaacTGGAGTCACAGTATCAACAGAGTATGGACAGTAAATTATCAGGGCGATATCGGCGACATTGTGGACTTGGCTTCAGTGAG ttagagGATCCTGATGGGGAAGGTGACGCTGctggaaatgatgatgatgatgatgatgatgattcaccTGACCCTGAAAGTCCAGAGGACTCTGAAAGTGATTCAGAGTCTGAAAAAGAGGAATCTGCTGAAGAACTACAAACTGCTGAACAGCCAGAGGAAGTGGAGGACCCCAAAGCTAAGAAGGATGCAAAGAGCAATTACAAAATGATGTTTGTTAAATCCAGTGGTTCATAA